In one Bradyrhizobium cosmicum genomic region, the following are encoded:
- a CDS encoding phosphotransferase — MLGKIGFFETDDRPDIAADRARVLPALRQQLQSSGRAVSVTPALGGTLGVCFDAEIAGEKRFLKTHLPGADARASLAKEADVLVRLYGSTIVLDRFDVRLADGTARLCLLMPALLPLAGPMQPAEAAAIAGECSERLGDWRPDHLPSFQLYLASAARALETLSDRNLIEQATAAETRGLIARLEERFPKLPAALCHGDFGPKNIMLAGTELRVIDWEDAFDGIAGYDYLYWLTFMENRAFLPTAAFGRTGLAPDIERAILALVVLLKSYLAVRSGAYLKHAVPPQARIAEILELSR, encoded by the coding sequence GTGCTGGGTAAGATCGGGTTCTTCGAAACCGACGACCGTCCCGACATCGCCGCCGATCGCGCGCGCGTCTTGCCCGCGCTGCGGCAACAGCTGCAATCATCTGGCCGCGCCGTCAGCGTGACGCCGGCGCTCGGCGGCACGCTCGGTGTCTGCTTCGATGCGGAGATTGCGGGCGAGAAGCGGTTTCTGAAGACACATCTTCCAGGCGCAGACGCCCGCGCGAGCCTTGCGAAGGAAGCGGACGTGCTTGTGCGGCTCTATGGTAGTACCATCGTGCTCGACCGCTTCGACGTCCGGCTCGCGGATGGAACGGCTCGGCTCTGCCTGCTGATGCCGGCGCTGCTGCCGCTGGCCGGCCCGATGCAGCCCGCCGAGGCGGCCGCAATCGCGGGCGAATGCAGCGAACGCCTCGGCGATTGGCGGCCGGACCATCTTCCGTCGTTCCAACTCTATTTGGCCTCCGCCGCTCGCGCGCTGGAGACGCTTTCGGATCGCAACTTGATCGAGCAGGCCACCGCGGCTGAAACGCGCGGGCTCATCGCACGGCTCGAAGAACGCTTCCCAAAGCTGCCCGCAGCGCTCTGCCACGGCGATTTTGGGCCGAAGAACATCATGCTTGCGGGCACCGAGCTACGCGTCATCGACTGGGAGGACGCGTTCGACGGCATCGCCGGCTACGACTATCTGTACTGGCTGACCTTCATGGAAAACCGGGCGTTCCTGCCAACGGCGGCCTTTGGCCGGACCGGTCTGGCGCCGGATATAGAGCGTGCCATCCTCGCGCTCGTCGTCCTGCTCAAATCCTACCTGGCGGTGCGCTCGGGTGCGTATCTGAAGCACGCGGTACCCCCGCAGGCACGCATCGCCGAGATTCTGGAACTATCGCGCTGA
- the rfbG gene encoding CDP-glucose 4,6-dehydratase, whose protein sequence is MTDPAFWRGKKVFLTGHTGFKGAWASLLLRRLGASVYGYALPPTHQSALFVTARVADDIKHRVADIRDLSALRAAMAEAEPDIVIHMAAQALVRPSYEEPVETFATNVMGTVHVLEAARPLACVQVILNVTSDKCYENNGTGTAFREGDRLGGDDPYSNSKACAELVTHSYRHSFFNQKGAARVASARAGNVFGGGDFARDRLVPDAMQAFLAGEALRIRNPNSVRPWQHALDPVLGYLELVERLAGDERFTGGWNFGPDAASEVPVGTVVDRLIALWGDGARWTADAGPHPHEAAYLRLDCGKARNELGWTPRLDLAQGLRLTVDWYKALRDGRDLRKFSLDQLDQVVGATQAA, encoded by the coding sequence GTGACGGACCCTGCGTTCTGGCGCGGCAAGAAGGTCTTCCTGACCGGGCATACCGGCTTCAAGGGCGCATGGGCCTCGCTTCTGCTGCGGCGCCTCGGGGCCAGCGTCTACGGCTATGCACTGCCGCCGACGCACCAATCTGCGCTGTTCGTGACGGCGCGTGTCGCAGACGACATCAAGCATCGCGTGGCCGACATCCGCGATCTCTCCGCCTTGCGCGCCGCGATGGCGGAGGCCGAGCCCGACATCGTCATCCACATGGCGGCGCAAGCGCTGGTGCGCCCGTCCTATGAGGAGCCGGTCGAGACCTTCGCAACCAACGTCATGGGCACGGTACATGTGCTGGAAGCGGCCCGGCCGCTGGCTTGCGTGCAGGTGATCCTGAATGTCACCAGCGACAAGTGCTACGAAAACAATGGCACAGGGACGGCCTTTCGCGAAGGCGACCGTCTCGGCGGCGACGATCCCTACAGCAACAGCAAGGCCTGCGCCGAGCTCGTGACGCATTCCTATCGCCACAGCTTCTTCAACCAGAAGGGAGCAGCCCGCGTCGCTAGCGCGCGCGCCGGCAACGTTTTCGGCGGCGGCGATTTCGCGCGCGACCGCCTGGTGCCGGACGCGATGCAGGCGTTCCTGGCGGGCGAGGCGCTGCGCATCCGCAATCCCAATTCGGTGCGGCCCTGGCAGCACGCGCTCGACCCGGTGCTCGGTTATCTCGAGCTGGTCGAGCGGCTGGCGGGCGATGAACGTTTCACCGGAGGCTGGAATTTCGGGCCCGATGCCGCGAGCGAAGTGCCGGTCGGGACCGTGGTCGATCGTCTGATCGCGCTGTGGGGGGACGGCGCGCGCTGGACCGCCGATGCCGGCCCGCATCCCCACGAAGCCGCCTATCTCAGGCTCGACTGCGGGAAGGCGCGCAACGAACTCGGCTGGACGCCGCGGCTCGATCTGGCACAGGGCCTGCGGCTCACGGTCGACTGGTACAAGGCCCTGCGCGATGGCCGGGACCTGCGCAAATTCTCGCTAGATCAACTCGACCAGGTCGTCGGCGCCACCCAGGCAGCGTGA
- the rfbF gene encoding glucose-1-phosphate cytidylyltransferase, which translates to MKVVILAGGLGTRIAEETSTRPKPMVEIGGRPILWHIMKIYSHYGFNDFVICLGYKGYMIKEYFANYFLHMSDVTFHLAENRMEVHRETAEPWRVTLVDTGEETQTGGRLKRVLPYVADEPFFALTYGDGVADIDLGAEIAFHKAHGRRATVSVVRPAKRFGAVAIEGDRVVNFEEKPNDDGGWINGGFFLLSPSVGDLIADDKTIWEREPMEQLVRGDDLRAYVHPGFWHPMDSLRDRNFLEAEWAGKRAKWRVW; encoded by the coding sequence ATGAAAGTCGTAATCCTCGCAGGAGGCTTGGGTACTCGGATCGCCGAGGAGACCAGCACGCGGCCGAAGCCGATGGTCGAGATCGGCGGCCGGCCCATCTTGTGGCACATCATGAAGATCTACAGCCACTACGGCTTCAATGATTTCGTGATCTGCCTCGGCTACAAGGGCTACATGATCAAGGAGTACTTCGCGAACTACTTCCTGCACATGTCCGACGTGACGTTCCATCTCGCCGAGAACCGGATGGAAGTACATCGCGAAACTGCGGAGCCCTGGCGAGTCACGCTAGTTGACACCGGCGAGGAAACGCAGACCGGCGGCCGGCTGAAGCGGGTGCTGCCTTACGTCGCGGACGAGCCGTTCTTCGCGCTGACCTATGGCGACGGCGTCGCCGACATCGATCTCGGTGCCGAGATCGCCTTCCACAAGGCGCATGGCCGCAGGGCCACCGTCTCGGTGGTCCGGCCGGCAAAACGATTCGGCGCGGTGGCGATCGAGGGCGACCGGGTCGTCAATTTCGAGGAGAAGCCGAACGACGACGGCGGCTGGATCAATGGCGGCTTCTTCCTGCTGTCGCCGTCGGTCGGTGATCTCATCGCGGACGACAAGACGATCTGGGAGCGCGAGCCGATGGAGCAACTGGTGCGCGGCGACGATCTGCGCGCCTATGTGCATCCCGGCTTTTGGCACCCGATGGACTCGCTGCGCGATCGCAACTTCCTCGAGGCCGAATGGGCGGGCAAACGCGCCAAATGGAGGGTCTGGTGA
- a CDS encoding sulfotransferase family protein, with translation MSDFRLAMISAGFEHGGNVTHRHFDGHPDLLVYPFESQLGNRNFNDFLASVERVQYRYPEFPEGLTAVELYEQMIDEELKTFLRKRNGSKFRDADCVMDEKKRVAEFARIVGEPPIFRRQVVEAYFRSTFAAWENYYTKPRPGMVHVGYSPAIGIDADRMVRDFPNIRILHIVRNPFSAYRDTKRRPFPQPLSKYLITWNIYHSTVEMFAKMYPDNVRIFRYEDLVEDKRKFMTEAAGFIGVPFADSMLYPSWNGVEIKDSIAPWGTVLKSTKDYNQAVIQELSAEERKQIAQGTAALARHFGYDQIDYLGPLYRAG, from the coding sequence ATGAGCGACTTCAGGCTGGCCATGATTTCCGCGGGCTTCGAGCACGGCGGAAACGTCACCCACCGGCACTTCGATGGCCATCCCGACCTGCTCGTCTATCCCTTCGAATCGCAGCTCGGCAATCGCAACTTCAACGACTTCCTCGCCTCCGTCGAGCGCGTTCAGTACCGCTATCCCGAATTTCCTGAAGGGCTGACGGCGGTCGAACTCTACGAGCAGATGATCGACGAGGAGCTGAAGACGTTCCTACGCAAGCGCAACGGCTCCAAGTTCCGCGACGCCGATTGCGTCATGGACGAGAAGAAGCGCGTCGCCGAATTTGCGCGGATCGTCGGTGAGCCGCCGATCTTCCGCCGCCAAGTGGTCGAAGCCTACTTCCGCTCGACCTTCGCGGCCTGGGAGAACTATTACACCAAGCCGCGCCCCGGCATGGTCCACGTCGGCTACTCGCCCGCCATCGGTATCGACGCCGACCGCATGGTGCGCGACTTCCCGAACATCCGCATCCTGCACATCGTCCGCAATCCGTTCTCGGCCTATCGCGACACCAAGCGCCGTCCCTTCCCGCAGCCGCTGTCAAAATACCTGATTACCTGGAACATCTATCACTCGACCGTCGAGATGTTCGCCAAGATGTATCCGGACAACGTGCGCATCTTCCGCTACGAGGACCTCGTAGAGGACAAGCGCAAGTTCATGACGGAAGCCGCCGGCTTCATAGGCGTGCCGTTCGCCGACAGCATGCTCTATCCGAGCTGGAACGGCGTCGAGATCAAGGACTCCATCGCGCCCTGGGGAACCGTGCTCAAGAGCACCAAGGACTACAACCAGGCCGTGATCCAGGAGCTCTCGGCCGAGGAGCGCAAGCAGATCGCGCAGGGCACCGCGGCGCTGGCCCGCCATTTCGGCTACGACCAGATCGACTATCTGGGCCCGCTCTATCGTGCTGGGTAA
- a CDS encoding M10 family metallopeptidase C-terminal domain-containing protein, whose protein sequence is MAISVSVSATNNADIDGLLSGVKWSGTISYSFPDSPSDYINPYSGGDNEPTTSGFASAPSQMQSAINYAIALILGYTNASFQYNGTGSANVMIAQSPSANPTSYAYYPGDYAAGGDVWFGTQYNYSLAKLGNYYFTTALHELGHALGLKHSQETGGPANVAVPSAHDDSEYTVMSYRSYVGASTSTGYTNEAYGYPQTYMANDILALQTLYGANFTTQSGTTVYTWSPTTGQEFINGVGQPAPGGGAGGSANRIYETVWDGGGVDTYDLSNYTTNLSINLNPGAVSLFSSVQLANLGNGHYASGNVYNAYLYNNDVRSYIDNAMGGSGNDTILGNAIANVLNGGSGNDTITGGGGNDTIAGGSGTDIAVYSGNKASYAVSYNSATQTFTIVDQRTGSPDGADTVSGVESFQFADGVVSSNFLANPPVSIEAIGTTSLLQSGSNFYMSPVGGGAGVGLKYGGTPVVAGQFGVWTPVAAEQTANGYDIAWKASGNSQFIIWHTDGNGNYQNDSGVVSGASVALEQAESSLHQDLNGDGTIGIAALTIESSGSTSLIQSGSNFYMKPVGGGSGLALTYGGSPIVAGQFGGWTPIGAEQTASGYDVAWKTSGADQFIIWHTDSNGNYRDHVGAVSGTSATLEQAESSFHQDLNGDGTVGFAAAIAAIESFGSTSLTQTGSNFFMNPVGGGSGQELSYGGSPVVAGQFGVWKPVGAEQTSNGYMVAWQAGVSNQFIIWNTDSSGNYRSDTGVLSDTSATLEQAESSLHQDLNGDGTIGVVTSVQTIEAAGSTSLVQNGSNFYFNPVAGGSGPELKYVGSPVTAGQFGVWTPVGAEQTANGYELAWQAGASNQFIIWNTDSSGNYLSDTGVISGTSSTLAQAESRFHQDLNHDGTTGPAAAAPLASDWHFLA, encoded by the coding sequence GGCGCCGAGCCAGATGCAGTCGGCCATCAACTACGCGATCGCACTGATCCTCGGCTACACCAACGCCAGCTTCCAGTACAACGGGACCGGCAGCGCGAACGTCATGATCGCGCAGTCGCCGTCGGCCAATCCCACCTCCTACGCCTATTACCCCGGCGACTATGCGGCCGGCGGCGATGTATGGTTCGGAACGCAGTATAATTACTCGCTGGCCAAGCTCGGCAACTACTATTTCACGACCGCGCTGCACGAACTCGGCCACGCTCTCGGCCTCAAGCACAGCCAGGAGACGGGCGGTCCCGCCAATGTCGCGGTGCCGAGCGCACACGACGACAGTGAATACACCGTCATGAGCTATCGCAGCTATGTCGGCGCTTCGACCTCGACCGGCTACACCAACGAGGCTTACGGATATCCGCAGACCTACATGGCCAACGATATCCTTGCGCTGCAAACACTGTACGGGGCGAACTTCACGACCCAGAGCGGCACCACCGTCTACACCTGGAGCCCGACGACGGGGCAGGAGTTCATCAACGGCGTGGGGCAGCCGGCGCCGGGCGGCGGCGCCGGCGGCTCCGCCAACCGCATTTACGAGACGGTCTGGGACGGCGGCGGCGTCGACACCTACGACCTGTCGAACTACACGACGAATCTGAGCATCAATCTCAATCCCGGTGCAGTGTCGTTGTTCTCCTCCGTTCAGCTGGCCAATCTCGGCAACGGCCATTATGCGTCGGGCAACGTCTACAACGCCTATCTTTATAACAACGACGTGCGCTCCTACATCGATAATGCCATGGGTGGATCCGGCAACGACACCATCTTGGGCAACGCCATTGCCAATGTGCTGAATGGCGGCTCCGGCAATGATACAATCACCGGTGGCGGCGGCAACGACACCATCGCGGGTGGATCGGGCACCGACATCGCGGTGTATTCGGGCAATAAGGCAAGCTACGCCGTTTCCTACAATTCTGCGACGCAGACCTTCACCATAGTCGACCAGCGCACGGGCTCACCTGACGGCGCCGACACGGTTTCAGGTGTTGAGAGCTTCCAATTCGCAGACGGCGTCGTCTCGAGCAATTTCCTCGCAAATCCGCCTGTATCAATCGAGGCGATCGGCACCACGAGTCTACTTCAAAGCGGGAGCAACTTCTATATGTCCCCGGTGGGCGGTGGCGCGGGCGTAGGCTTGAAATACGGTGGCACGCCGGTCGTGGCCGGGCAGTTCGGGGTCTGGACGCCGGTTGCCGCGGAGCAGACCGCGAACGGTTATGACATTGCTTGGAAAGCGTCCGGCAACAGCCAGTTTATCATCTGGCACACTGACGGTAATGGAAACTATCAAAATGATTCCGGTGTGGTGTCAGGGGCTAGCGTTGCGCTCGAGCAAGCGGAAAGCAGCCTCCATCAAGATCTGAACGGGGATGGGACCATCGGCATAGCGGCATTGACCATCGAATCGTCCGGCAGCACGAGCCTGATCCAGTCGGGCAGCAATTTTTACATGAAGCCCGTGGGTGGTGGCTCTGGTTTGGCACTGACCTATGGCGGCTCGCCGATCGTGGCCGGGCAGTTCGGAGGTTGGACGCCGATCGGCGCGGAGCAGACCGCGAGTGGATATGATGTTGCATGGAAAACGTCCGGAGCCGATCAGTTCATCATCTGGCACACCGATAGCAACGGCAACTATCGAGACCACGTCGGAGCGGTGTCAGGCACCAGCGCCACGCTGGAGCAGGCGGAGAGTAGTTTCCATCAGGATCTCAACGGGGATGGGACCGTTGGTTTCGCCGCAGCGATCGCGGCCATTGAATCGTTTGGCAGCACGAGCCTGACCCAGACCGGCTCGAATTTTTTCATGAACCCTGTTGGAGGCGGTTCCGGGCAGGAGCTGAGCTACGGCGGTTCGCCAGTGGTGGCTGGGCAGTTCGGCGTCTGGAAGCCGGTCGGCGCGGAGCAGACGTCGAACGGATACATGGTTGCCTGGCAGGCTGGCGTGTCAAATCAGTTCATCATCTGGAATACCGACAGCAGCGGCAATTATCGCAGCGACACAGGCGTGCTCTCGGATACCAGCGCGACGCTGGAGCAGGCGGAGAGCAGCCTTCATCAGGATCTCAACGGAGACGGGACGATCGGCGTTGTCACCTCGGTCCAGACGATCGAAGCGGCGGGCAGCACGAGCCTCGTCCAGAACGGCAGCAATTTCTACTTCAATCCCGTTGCTGGCGGCTCGGGGCCCGAGCTGAAATACGTTGGCTCCCCCGTAACGGCCGGACAGTTCGGAGTCTGGACTCCGGTCGGCGCCGAACAGACTGCGAATGGATACGAGCTTGCTTGGCAGGCTGGCGCGTCAAATCAGTTCATCATCTGGAACACCGATAGCAGCGGCAACTATCTCAGTGACACGGGCGTGATTTCTGGCACGAGCTCGACGCTCGCTCAGGCGGAAAGCCGCTTTCATCAGGATCTCAATCACGATGGGACCACCGGTCCGGCAGCGGCTGCCCCTCTGGCAAGCGACTGGCATTTCCTTGCATAG
- a CDS encoding NAD-dependent epimerase/dehydratase family protein, which yields MRVFVTGASGFLGSYLVADLLAGGHEVAVLLRPDSASWRLGEAHGRLHVIPGALEHLEGLHGALGAFAPEAVVHMAWRGVAGSDRNSPVQAANVADTVGLVELAAQAGSKIFVGAGSQAEYGPYDRAIREDDLPRPTTLYGMAKLAAGSMAMRLCEERGLRAAWLRIFSTYGPKDADYWLIPSMIRNLRSGQHMALTACEQRWGFLHARDAAAAFRLAITQAAASGIFNVGSPEAPPLRETVTKLRDLVDPGATLGFGELAYRPDQVMILAADVSRMLALGWKPEVSLDEGLRETVNWHDTTKPS from the coding sequence ATGCGTGTTTTTGTCACCGGCGCGAGCGGTTTTCTGGGCTCCTATCTCGTTGCAGACCTGCTGGCGGGGGGGCATGAGGTGGCCGTCCTGTTGCGGCCGGACAGCGCCTCCTGGCGTCTCGGGGAAGCCCATGGCCGCTTGCACGTTATTCCGGGCGCCCTGGAGCACCTGGAGGGGCTGCACGGCGCTCTGGGGGCCTTTGCGCCGGAGGCGGTCGTGCACATGGCCTGGCGCGGCGTTGCTGGCAGCGACCGCAACAGCCCGGTGCAGGCAGCGAACGTCGCCGATACAGTCGGACTTGTCGAGCTCGCCGCCCAGGCTGGGTCCAAGATCTTCGTCGGTGCCGGATCGCAAGCCGAATACGGCCCCTATGATAGGGCGATCCGCGAGGACGACCTACCACGGCCGACGACGCTTTACGGCATGGCCAAGCTCGCGGCCGGATCAATGGCGATGCGCTTGTGCGAGGAGCGGGGACTGCGTGCGGCATGGCTGCGGATCTTCTCGACGTACGGTCCGAAGGATGCGGATTACTGGCTGATCCCGAGCATGATCCGGAACCTGCGCTCAGGACAACATATGGCTCTGACGGCCTGTGAGCAGCGCTGGGGTTTTTTGCACGCGCGCGATGCGGCCGCGGCCTTCCGGCTCGCGATCACGCAAGCGGCTGCGAGCGGCATCTTCAACGTCGGCAGCCCGGAGGCGCCGCCGCTGCGCGAGACGGTGACCAAGCTGCGTGATCTCGTCGACCCCGGCGCAACCCTGGGGTTCGGCGAGTTGGCCTACCGGCCCGATCAGGTTATGATCCTGGCCGCTGACGTTTCGCGCATGCTCGCGTTGGGCTGGAAGCCCGAAGTGTCGTTGGACGAAGGACTACGCGAAACGGTAAACTGGCATGACACGACCAAACCTTCCTGA